One part of the Haliotis asinina isolate JCU_RB_2024 chromosome 2, JCU_Hal_asi_v2, whole genome shotgun sequence genome encodes these proteins:
- the LOC137272421 gene encoding 3-oxoacyl-[acyl-carrier-protein] reductase FabG-like — translation MASFAGRVVLITGASAGLGEGTALHFAKNGAKLALTGRDKTRLDDVAKRCSNCGIPADDIRTHYGDLTDAAFRTATIEKTVVKFGRLDVLVNNAGLFFPVESLRMSESQFDQTMDLNMKVPFLLSQLAVPHLEKTQGNIVNISSLFGAKATPMSGIYCISKAALDMFTQCLALELAPKNVRVNSVNPGFVPTLIYGREGSVLHGKDDEIQKLLEAQANANPLGRLGTPQDVAEAIGYLASDAASYVTGQILLVDGGRHCTLK, via the exons ATGGCGAGTTTCGCAGGCCGAGTTGTACTTATTACGG GAGCTAGTGCCGGACTTGGGGAGGGAACAGCTTTGCATTTTGCAAAAAATGGAGCCAAACTCGCGTTAACGGGGCGAGATAAGACGAGACTGGACGATGTCGCCAAGCGATGCTCTAACTGCGGGATACCTGCTGACGAC ATTCGGACCCATTACGGTGACCTGACTGACGCGGCGTTCCGGACGGCCACTATTGAAAAGACGGTTGTCAAGTTTGGCAGACTCGACGTACTG GTAAACAACGCAGGTTTGTTCTTCCCCGTGGAGTCCCTGAGGATGTCGGAGTCCCAGTTCGACCAAACGATGGACCTCAACATGAAGGTGCCCTTCCTCCTGTCACAGCTCGCAGTCCCCCACTTGGAGAAAACGCAAG GGAACATTGTAAACATCTCAAGTCTTTTCGGGGCTAAGGCG ACGCCTATGAGTGGAATCTACTGCATCAGCAAGGCCGCCCTGGACATGTTTACCCAGTGTCTGGCTTTGG AGCTCGCGCCCAAGAACGTTCGGGTGAATTCTGTGAA CCCCGGCTTTGTGCCGACTCTGATATACGGACGAGAAGGTTCTGTCCTCCACGGCAAAGACGACGAGATACAGAAG CTCTTGGAGGCACAAGCCAATGCCAACCCTCTTGGCAGACTGGGAACACCCCAAGACGTGGCTGAAGCTATTGGCTACCTTGCCTCCGACGCTGCAAGTTACGTGACGGGACAGATCCTTTTAGTCGATGGAGGTCGACATTGTACCTTAAAGTGA